One Aegilops tauschii subsp. strangulata cultivar AL8/78 chromosome 7, Aet v6.0, whole genome shotgun sequence genomic window carries:
- the LOC109768092 gene encoding probable beta-1,3-galactosyltransferase 14: MPSSPKVFSSSAAAASRRSSLRRLLSSPAVSAACLLFGLAGFLAAAVSLSRAPAEAPRGRCPDSSHPLSVSVAWDRRPGDAAGGATDLPAGLATGSRGRHKVMAFVGIFTGFGSVGRRRALRRTWLPSDRQGLLRLEEATGLAFRFVIGKSNDKSKMAALEREVEEYDDFVLLDLEEEYSRLPYKTLAFFKAAYALFDSDFYVKADDDIYLRPDRLSLLLAKERTHTQTYIGCMKKGPVFTDPKLKWYEPQSFLLGSEYFLHAYGPIYALSADVVASLVALRNNSFRMFNNEDVTIGSWMLAMNVNHENTHALCEPECTASSIAVWDIPKCSGLCHPEVKMLELHQRKECTGGPTEAAETDDE, from the exons ATGCCCAGCTCGCCCAAGGTGTTCTCCTCCTCGGCCGCCGCAGCCTCCCGCCGCTCCTcgctccgccgcctcctctcctcgCCGGCCGTCTCCGCGGCCTGCCTCCTCTTCGGCCTCGCCGGGTTCCTCGCCGCCGCGGTCTCCCTCTCCCGGGCgcccgccgaggccccgcggggCCGCTGCCCGGACTCCTCGCACCCGCTCTCCGTCTCCGTCGCCTGGGACCGGCGCCCCGGGGATGCCGCGGGCGGCGCCACCGACCTCCCGGCGGGCCTCGCCACCGGATCGCGCGGCAGGCACAAGGTCATGGCCTTCGTCGGGATCTTCACCGGGTTCGGCTCCgtcggccgccgccgcgcgctcAGGCGGACGTGGCTCCCCTCCGATCGGCAGGGTCTCCTTCG GTTGGAGGAAGCTACTGGTCTGGCATTCAGATTTGTGATCGGCAAAAGCAATGACAAGTCTAAGATGGCAGCTCTTGAAAGAGAGGTTGAAGAATATGATGATTTTGTGCTTTTAGATCTTGAGGAGGAGTATAGCAGGCTTCCATACAAAAC GTTAGCATTCTTTAAGGCTGCCTATGCGTTGTTCGATTCTGATTTCTATGTTAAAGCTGATGATGACATTTACTTGAGACCAG ATAGACTCTCCTTGCTCTTGGCCAAGGAACGTACACATACACAAACATACATTGGATGCATGAAGAAGGGGCCTGTTTTTACTGATCCCAAATTGAAATG GTATGAGCCACAGTCCTTCCTACTTGGATCAGAATACTTCCTTCATGCATATGGACCTATTTATGCTTTATCAGCTGATGTGGTGGCAAGCTTAGTTGCTCTGAGAAACAACAG TTTCCGGATGTTCAACAACGAGGATGTTACTATTGGATCCTGGATGCTTGCTATGAACGTCAACCACGAGAACACCCATGCTCTCTGCGAACCTGAGTGCACAGCATCCTCAATTGCTGTCTGGGACATTCCAAAATGCTCAG GGCTATGCCACCCGGAGGTAAAGATGCTGGAGCTTCACCAGCGGAAAGAGTGCACGGGTGGTCCAACGGAGGCCGCTGAAACCGATGACGAGTGA